TGTAACACACACCTTAATGCTCTAGATCAGACAACTGCCACAACTTTGCTTTTGCTGTGGTCAGCACACCTGAAAAGCGGTTGGCTGCAACTTACTTTCTAAAATTCTATAATAATAGGATCaaattatttagattttttttggttttcacaCAATACTATGGACCTGAGGGGGTGGGGTTAACATGTTTCATGACTGTTACTGTAAATTAACTAACATACTAGGAATAATTATTAATGCTAGTGCAGCTCCTGGTGTTTGTTTCTGTAATTGCACCTTGTTTCATGACATTACCTCCATAAAAAAGTGTCTCATAAAGATTCAAATAATGATTGGATATTTTTTTTCAGACAGATGCAACTGATTTAAGCAAAAACATACTTACCTCATTCACATCATGAGGCCTCTCCTGTTTCAACATGTGAATCCTCACATAGGAGCCAAAATTGGATCTGGATGTGTTGTGGCCCAGGGTTATTTTGTTACGTTCCACTATatcctttgtctttcttccagGTTTTTTGTTCCATACATCTTTGGGACTCAATGTGGATTTGCTCAGTTTCTGTTTTTGACTGgaactctgctgtgtttgtctaGGTTCTTGCTGGTAGCAGGTTTGTAATTCTAAAGCATTTGTATCCTCTGTTACCTGAAGATACATGCCAACATTTTTAGCATTCACAAAGCCATTATTACAACTCTCTATTGATTCTCTTTGTGAACCTCTGTCACTTTCATTTACAACAGAAAATCTGGACAACTTGCGAAGTTCATTATGTGGTGATCTTTGTTGCAAATTATTTTTATGACAACCTTGAATTTCTTCCGAGCTCTGAACATATGGTGGGTGAAGGTGGTACGGCTGGTCATGAGGAGTCTCAACTACAATTGGCCCAGTGTTAATATTATATCTGTATTGTCCATTTATTTCGGGTTGGTATATATCACTACACGACTGACTGTATTCTTCTTTAGACTGATACTCCTCAATGCAAATCTTTGGATTCTCAGTGAAGGAGCCATTTATCTTCTGGTTGGTCGTCAGAAGCTGGCTGTAAGACAGTAAACACAATAAAGATTATATGTTGAAAGACACATTGCCATACCTcaactacagtgtgtgtgtgtgtgtgtgtgtgtgtgtgtgtgtgtgtgtgtgtgtgtgtgtgtgtgtgtgtgtgtctaatattgcaattcagtttatttatatagtgcaaATTAACCACAAAAGTTATCTCAGCGCACTTTACAAAGAATGTTTAAGACCTTGcagaatataaaaatacaacTATAAAACTATAAAGGACACCCAACAAATAGggtatctatctatctaaaatTAATAAGTGGCTTTTTTAATGACATTTCCATTTCTAAAGGAAGCTTTAGAGACACCTGAAAACCACATAGGCCTGTGCTAAGAGGTCAAAGGAACAAG
This Betta splendens chromosome 14, fBetSpl5.4, whole genome shotgun sequence DNA region includes the following protein-coding sequences:
- the LOC114868984 gene encoding uncharacterized protein LOC114868984 isoform X2, giving the protein MEYLDAQGTRQLLTTNQKINGSFTENPKICIEEYQSKEEYSQSCSDIYQPEINGQYRYNINTGPIVVETPHDQPYHLHPPYVQSSEEIQGCHKNNLQQRSPHNELRKLSRFSVVNESDRGSQRESIESCNNGFVNAKNVGMYLQVTEDTNALELQTCYQQEPRQTQQSSSQKQKLSKSTLSPKDVWNKKPGRKTKDIVERNKITLGHNTSRSNFGSYVRIHMLKQERPHDVNEVPDNTGFAQFGSG
- the LOC114868984 gene encoding uncharacterized protein LOC114868984 isoform X1 translates to MEYLDAQGTRQLLTTNQKINGSFTENPKICIEEYQSKEEYSQSCSDIYQPEINGQYRYNINTGPIVVETPHDQPYHLHPPYVQSSEEIQGCHKNNLQQRSPHNELRKLSRFSVVNESDRGSQRESIESCNNGFVNAKNVGMYLQVTEDTNALELQTCYQQEPRQTQQSSSQKQKLSKSTLSPKDVWNKKPGRKTKDIVERNKITLGHNTSRSNFGSYVRIHMLKQERPHDVNEHGQDLIIQLTSLLGHLHWSHVQLALSTGNKQTGSEKLSYKSPGGLNKQSIQQNVMSSPVQRPWAPTQFFHL